From Etheostoma cragini isolate CJK2018 chromosome 10, CSU_Ecrag_1.0, whole genome shotgun sequence, the proteins below share one genomic window:
- the fibpa gene encoding fibroblast growth factor (acidic) intracellular binding protein a — MAVELDVFVGNTTIMDEEVYQLWLDGYTVNDAVKVRMEGGVMEECEASADVLLSDTMDQYRTFHMCERLLHSPSKLANQLLFQIPPNRQAMLIERYYAFDDAFVREVLGKKLSKGTKKDLDDIGAKTGVTLKSCRRQFDNFKRVFKVVEELKGPLVENIRHHFLLSDKLARDYAAIVFFANHRFETGKRKLQYLTFQDFAFCAGQLISNWTVGAVDNMVEDMDVDLDKEFLQELKELKVLITDKDLLDQHKSLVCTALRGKTKAYNEMEANFKNLSRGLVNIAAKLTNTKDVRDFFIDLVEKFIEPCRSDRWTAADMRLYLTHYNNSAHILDTFKHQVVWDRYMVVIKSCIFKMYHD, encoded by the exons ATGGCAGTGGAGTTGGATGTGTTCGTCGGTAACACCACTATCATGGATGAGGAGGTCTACCAGCTCTGGCTGGATGGATACACAG TGAACGATGCAGTGAAGGTGCGAATGGAAGGAGGAGTGATGGAGGAGtgtgaggcgagtgcagatGTTCTGCTGAGTGACACCATGGACCAGTACAGGACTTTCCATATGTGTGAGCGTCTGCTGCACAGTCCATCCAAACTAGCCAACCAGCTACTGTTCCAGATCCCACCTAATCGACAAGCCATGCTCATAGAGAG GTACTATGCCTTTGATGATGCATTTGTCCGTGAGGTCCTGGGAAAGAAACTCTCCAAAGGAACCAAGAAAGACTTGGACGACATTGGTGCCAAGACAGGTGTGACACTGAAGAGCTGCAGACGACAG TTTGACAACTTCAAACgtgtttttaaagttgtggAAGAGCTGAAGGGACCCCTGGTGGAGAACATACGTCACCACTTTCTTCTTTCTGACAAGCTTGCAAG GGATTATgctgccattgttttttttgccaaccaTCGCTTTGAGACGGGGAAAAGAAAGCTGCAATATCTCACATTCCAGGACTTTGCTTTCTGTGCTGGGCAACTTATCAGCAACTGGACCGTTGGGGCTGTTG ACAACATGGTGGAAGACATGGACGTTGATCTGGATAAAGAGTTTTTACAAGAGCTGAAAGAACTGAAGGTTTTAATCACTGACAAAGATCTGCTGGATCAACACAAAAG TCTGGTCTGTACAGCACTCAGAGGAAAGACTAAAGCTTATAATGAGATGGAGGCTAATTTTAAG AATCTTTCAAGAGGTCTTGTCAACATCGCAGCAAAGTTAACCAACACAAAAGATGTCCGAGATTTCTTCATTGATCTTGTAGAGAAG TTTATTGAGCCGTGTCGTTCAGACCGATGGACAGCTGCAGACATGAGACTCTACCTCACTCACTACAATAACTCTGCACACATACTTGACACATTCAA ACATCAGGTGGTGTGGGACAGATACATGGTCGTCATCAAAAGCTGTATCTTCAAAATGTATCACGactga
- the efemp2a gene encoding EGF-containing fibulin-like extracellular matrix protein 2a, whose protein sequence is MQGACVSILCVCICVTGLLHSAISQPPTESDIYTECTDGYHWDHQTEHCKDINECETIQDACKGEMKCFNHYGGYLCLPRSASVIPAPEPPITPTETNPCPLGYEPQGDTCVDINECEREEHDCQPSQECINTLGAFTCQCPDGYRKVGTECIDIDECRYRYCQHRCVNVPGSFSCQCEPGFQLAGNNRSCIDVNECDMGAPCSQRCYNTYGTFLCRCDQGYELGPDGFACNDIDECSYSSYLCQYQCVNEPGKFSCVCPEGYQLQGTRLCQDINECETGEHQCTDTQTCVNIHGRYQCVDSNRCQEPYVQVSENRCICQVNKPVCRDLPFSIVHRYMSITSERSVPSDIFQIQATSVSPGAYNTFRIRSGDENGDFYIRQINNISAMLVLARAVSGPREYTLDLEMVSVNPLLSYQGNYQTSSALRLSIYVGPYTF, encoded by the exons ATGCAGGGTGCTTGTGTGTCAATCTTGTgcgtgtgcatatgtgtgactGGGCTCCTCCACAGTGCTATTTCACAGCCACCTACAGAAAGTGACATCTACACG GAATGCACAGATGGGTATCATTGGGACCATCAGACTGAGCACTGCAAAG ACATAAATGAGTGTGAGACCATTCAAGATGCCTGCAAAGGGGAAATGAAGTGCTTCAACCACTATGGAGGTTACCTGTGCCTTCCCCGCTCTGCATCAGTCATCCCGGCCCCAGAGCCCCCCATAACGCCCACCGAAACCAACCCCTGCCCCCTAGGCTATGAGCCGCAGGGAGACACctgtgtgg ATATCAATGAGTGTGAGCGAGAAGAACATGACTGCCAACCCAGCCAGGAGTGTATCAACACACTGGGTGCCTTCACCTGTCAGTGCCCTGATGGTTACCGCAAAGTTGGCACAGAGTGCATTG ATATCGATGAGTGCAGGTACAGGTACTGCCAACATCGCTGTGTTAATGTCCCCGGGTCCTTCTCCTGTCAGTGTGAACCTGGTTTCCAGCTGGCAGGAAACAACCGATCTTGCATTG ATGTGAATGAATGTGACATGGGTGCCCCTTGCTCTCAGAGGTGTTACAACACGTACGGCACTTTCCTTTGTCGCTGTGACCAGGGATATGAACTGGGGCCTGATGGCTTTGCATGTAACG ACATTGATGAGTGCAGCTATTCCAGTTACTTGTGCCAGTACCAGTGTGTCAATGAACCAGGGAAGTTCTCCTGTGTGTGCCCAGAGGGATACCAGCTGCAAGGCACCAGACTATGCCAAG ataTAAACGAATGTGAAACCGGTGAACATCAGTGTACCGACACACAGACCTGCGTGAATATCCATGGACGATACCAGTGTGTGGACTCAAACCGGTGCCAAGAGCCTTATGTACAGGTGTCTGAGAA CCGCTGCATATGTCAAGTCAACAAGCCTGTCTGTCGAGATCTGCCTTTCTCCATCGTCCACCGCTACATGAGCATCACCTCGGAGCGCTCTGTCCCCTCTGACATCTTCCAGATTCAGGCCACCAGCGTCTCTCCGGGGGCTTACAACACATTCCGCATCCGCTCTGGAGATGAAAATGGAGACTTCTACATCAGG CAAATCAATAATATCAGTGCCATGCTGGTGTTGGCCCGCGCTGTGTCAGGGCCTAGAGAGTACACGTTGGACCTGGAGATGGTGTCAGTTAACCCTCTGCTCAGCTACCAGGGCAACTACCAGACCAGCTCTGCCCTCAGACTCTCCATCTATGTCGGGCCGTACAccttttaa